The Elaeis guineensis isolate ETL-2024a chromosome 5, EG11, whole genome shotgun sequence DNA segment TTTTCGAAATGAAAGTAGGGTTTGATTGAGTTATCTCTAGTTGGAGAGCATATTAAGAAACATGGCAAAATAATGTCCCAAAAAGTATTTTCTTATATAGAAAGTGGGAATAGGGGAAAGAGGTATGGATCCAACTCTCGATATTTTTAGATTACTAGGAGTCTCGAGGAAAATGCCAATTGAAGAGGGAAAAAAAGACTAACAAAGAGATGTCTTTGTATGGCTTAGAAACGTAAAGAAGATGAATAAAGCAAAGAAACTCAGTATAAGGAAGGAGGGTTCTATATGAGCAGTGGATTCTCGTGTTATAAGTGCACGAGAGTTCATGGTACAAACAGAGAGGCAGAATAATCTGAACACACGcacgcacacgcacacacataaatatattcatgtgtgtgtgtgtgtgtgtgtgtgtgtgtgtgtcataaTCACTGCTTTATATAAGGGTAATTGTACTTCAGGACCCTTCTTGAAGTTACCTTGTTTTCTGCAGTGACTGCTGGTTGTCAGGTTTATATTTTCATACTCTGAGTTAACCTGACTCAGAGTAGATGTGGATGGAGAATGCCATTTTGCACCAGTTGGTGGACAATCACAGTTGTCTAATCTATGAATTAGAGCTTAGTTACCTTTCAGCTGCTTTATCGGAGGCTGGCTTGGTCATCATGTAAGCGTGTGGGATTTGGCACAACACTCTATTgatttgtgcttttagtgtatgTTCCTGAGACTGTAGAATTTATTGGCCACAAGTCCTTGCTTTTCACAAATGTAGCAAGCCTGTCCTTTTAGAATGTAAAGATCCTAGACTTGGGCTTATGAtaattggtttttatttttttagaatattaGACCTGAATTAGGGGTCTATTTGTTGCTAAAACTTTACCACAGTTACTCTATTTTAAAGCACTGTCCCCAGGTACCCCCCAACAAAACCTGCTTATATTTAAGAAATGCGGCATATTCCTTGGTGATGTAGGCTTTTTACTGATAACCAGTATCTGTAACTTGCCCACTTGTTCCACACCACATTGAGTAAGTTCTTGTGACATAACTTGTTGGATACACCCAGCAGTCGCCAGCATCTTAGTGTTTTATGTTGTCCTATCATGCATTTTTAATCATGTTTCTTTAGCCCATCTTGGCAGGTTTTTTCGCAATTGCCACATCTAATTGTGGAATAGTTGATGTAATGGTGTTTTAAAATGCAGCTAGGACATGATGGCATTGAAGTCAATCATGTTTCTTGAACTTAATATGACATTCAAGTTTGTTAAAGTTGCTCACAATCTCCTTAAGGGAGATGCTTTGACCAAGAAGAAGCTTTAGACAAGTATTCATCTGTGCGAGTTGTATTTGGCACTAGATCAAATTTTCAAAGACTGCATCTACTTGTTCTTTTCCCATGGTTGAGAATTGGCATGTAAGTGGAGCTGCATATTCACCTCTAGAAGGGTTTTGTGGTATATGCTATGTAAGAAAACCTGTTCTCATTTTAGCGGACTGTAGCTTTCATGTGCCTGTGCATTTTTGCTTATATCCTTTTGACAATGTATGGTAACTGCATGTTGATATTggaaaataatatattatgttcATCAATTGTTCAGCTACTGGCTACCATATATCTTACTCTTCTTCATATTTGTTTGATCCAGAAATGCTTAGCATTCTAGTTAAAATGGTTTCCACAGCTGGTGATCACTGTGTCTTGTGACCGATTGATCCTATGCAATAAATACTCTGTTTTTCAGGATAGTTAAATCTGTTGATGATTCTCTACAACTTTCACATACATATGGTGTTCACCAAATGGATTTTGGACATGCAGTAGTTTTGTCCTTCTTGAGTTTCATGACATGTTTGATTGACTGCACGCTAGAAGACTGTGGATTTCAATTGCCGTTTAGAGATAAATATGGCAACTTTAATGCTAAGGAAGGACATCAAGTTATGGAGATAGATGTTAAAGAAAGTTCAGATGAGAGATGGAACAGGCATCGTGAACAGCTACGTGGAACTAATGCTCTTTTGGCTATAGAGGTGGTTGGGAAAATTACTTCAAATAAAAAGGCCAGAGTTTTTATCCGTCTCTTCTATCTCAATATGTgagtctctctctccccccctccctcCCCTCTCCTTTCGTCCCCATAGTATCTGTGATCATTATGCAATTTGAAACTTATATCTCTTtagtttgttatttttttttttaaattttagttcaTAATAGTAATTGGTATTATTGCTGCTTATGTGTAGTATGTTATTAATACAGTGGGAAAGGAGGCTGGAACATTGTTTTGGATGACTGCAACGGAATTTTGACGTCTGTGAATTTAAGTATATGGACTAAATAATTTGTATGTCATGGAAACAACAATTAAAGATGCTAGAACACTCAAGTCGTAATTGTGCAAGGTGACCAACTTTATGGTTATATATAACAGCAAATGATTATACTGAATTTCTTGCATACTGTATATTTGCCATCTAATTTATTGCATCTTCAGCCATATGTAACTCTATTGCTTGCTCACTTCACCCGACTCTATACCGGTTTTGCATTGGTACAGTATGGTCACCCCTATATCGGCACATGTTATGGTGTTGGATTTAGCACACCCCTTATGTCATCTGCTGGTATGGGAGCATACCATGCCCCTATAATGTACTGGGTTGGTATGGTTCGCCTTGTAGCTGTTGGTGTCTATTGACCTTCCTATCTACTATCTACTACATCATAATGAGAAAGTTGTGGAGGAAAGCGGAATGAGAATCGGGATCTGTGCCAACCGACCGATGATACGAGCCAATATGGGTTCGTACGGGATCGAACTGGCACGAACTGACACAGAGGAGAAGGGAACtagggaagagaaaaagagagaaagagagagatagataggggggagagaaagaaaaggagggagaagAAGCCGTTGTGGCTATCAGATGGCGCAATCGACGCCTACAGCATCGGATTGCTCctatttcatgaaatttttgaaaaaaaatctcgATTATAGTGAAGTCGTTAAACTtattgccggcttcactatttatcgtcgtttttaaaaaaaatacgatGAGTGAATCGGGACAGTCGCCCCTATTTCACGCTGTGGCTCCATCCACGTATTTTTCGCCATCCGATGGTCATAAAGTCCTTCGGCAGCCTCTCCACCGATTGCGCCTCCTTCCGGTATTGTCgcttttcctctttctttttctctaattAATCACCCTATTGGGTGATATCGAGCTGCGAAGGCCTCCGCAGCCCTCTGACAGCCTCAATGGGCTACCGCCGGTCTTCCACGGCATCGTCCCCtctttccctcttttcctctctcttcctctctttttctcttcctcctctgGTGTTCTGATTTGCTTGGCCGAACTATCCCGATGTGCTGCTGGTACAACTCGGAACGTCCTGAACCATCTGGTTCGAGATGATTTAGCAAATGTTGCTGTGGAGTCTGGTTTGCTGCTGAACTTCAAAGCCCTCACAAGTGAATGGGGTCAATTTAACATTTCAACTTTTTGGAAAACCACAACTCCTTTGAAGATGTGCATCACACAGCCTAGGGTGGTGGTCGGACATgtatgtttgaggccatgaggccCTCATTCTGAAATGCACTTGATTCTTCACCAAATATACCTACTTTATAGccacattgtttttttttttgtttgtttgttttatgTGTACtgtgttatttttttttaaaaaaaaaataagaagcaaATTGGCCAGAAATAGGAGTATTTTTGTTAGTTTACATGAATCACATACTGCAAGGCAAGATGTTTATAATATACATTTTAATGGTTGATGAGTTCACAGCCACTCATCAGCAGATGGACATGTCATGTGCATGCAAATGGGTGTGTGGGGATATGTGTTATGCACCAACTGTTGGAAGAGCTAGATGGTAGACTTGTTTAAATGGACCCAAAGATCAACTTGTAGGTTTCTACCCTCCAAAGTGCATTGGCATAGTTACGTTTCCAAAACCTCAACTTTTGTGCTCATGCCTGACTTCAACCTATCGTGGATGAGGTCTTGCTTTTTATcctatgccaaaaaaaaaagaacttatcTCCAAACTTGCCTTTTGGGCATAGACCActcaaaatatgaatatgatagctAGGCCGAGTTCTTTGCCTCTTGCCACTTCAAGCCTACATAAATCAAAATGTAATATATAATTATAGCAAGAAGAATATTGAAAATCACATGTGGATTTTCTCAAACAGAAACAATTGATGCCTATAGGAAAACATACAATGTCTTTCTTGAAAGCTTAGCATACAGTATGTGATAAATGAGCACCCATTTGTTTTGGCTGACTTATTTTAGATGAAGACATGCCTTTGGTCATTGTCTTTAGAGAAGATCATGACATACAAGGTTCAATGAGTGAAACTGCATATTTCCTTCCAATTTATCTCCATTTGTCCTCTTGCATTGTGCGTGGTGATGATCATAAGAATTGATCATGCCATATCACCTCTCTGAGACTGATTGTGGAAACATTTAATGGTGTCAAAGATAAAGACAAATGGCTACTGGTTTGTTGTGATTACAAGGAGGCTTTACTTACCTTTATTTCTCCTGTTGATTGTATCTCTCAATATAAATACTGTGAGATAAATGACAATCACAATGACGCATCTCAATCTGAACTTGTATTAGCATGTGGTTTATCTTTATGGTGAGCTTTTGATCCTTTTAATCTTCAATCTGTcttttttggttcaattttccTTATTGACTTTGTTTACGTTGCAGATAGAACCTATCTacatcctctttttctctttcactttgTAACTACCATAAAATGTGCTTGTGGTAAAGGACAtttgattgaaagaattatatttGAACATGCTTCCCAATGTCATGTGAGATACAGATGTGAAATATGACTCATAGTTTTCTTCATAATGGTTACTTTTCTTATGGGTCCAGTTCTTGTGACTCCGTTGTTTGTTACACAAGTCGATCTATGTTTCTCAGCAGTCAATGTATCGATACCCTTCTCCCATACTGGGGAATTCATACATCCTGTACTGTGCATGAGAGCTCATAACTTAGCATAGGATCCCTTTTGCGATTCCTCGGCCACTCTCAAAAATTCCAGTGCAGAGCAGATTCTGCTAACTGTGCTACATCTGATGCTTCTAAAGTCTAATTTAAGTTGTTGAAAGAGAAGAGGAGTCTGCTATTTTGATTTCCCTCTTGTATTCAGATATATGTGCATAGAAGATTGCATTATGTATGATGGATTTTCAAGTGGAGTTACTCATAAATATTTGCTTGCAAGCTTAGGCCTGAAAAGTTCAATGATCTACTGGAGAGACTGCAGTTTATTGAATCGCATAAGTCTGCCTCTCAAGCTTTACTATCTGCAAATCATATATTAGATAGCTTGTCTGCGAACATGCGGAGGGCTGTGGATTGGGAATACAAGTTAAATAAGCAGCATCATCTTGGAGTTCTGGTTGATGATAGGCCCAGTAGCTTGCTTTCATGCCACAGTTCTGGAGCTGGTACGGCTGCTTGTTGGATTACTTTTGATATGTTTATGGAGAATGCAATGGATGGGAAGCAACTCCATGCTATATCTGCCATTGAAACACTTACAGGTGCTTGTTGTTTAACAGTTTTTATGGTCTTCCTATTTATGGAATTTTAGGCTATTCCATAACAAAAGTGACCTTTACTCTTTTTTTGATCAGAGCTGACCAAGTCACTCAAAGTAATGAATCAGGCAAGCTGGCAGGAGACATTTCAAGCTCTCTGGATTTCAGCTCTTCGACTTATACAACGAGTTGAGATAATTTTCTCTTTGTGCTTCTTTTCCTCCATGGCAAAGAAATTTGTTTAAATAATCTATTAATCCATTTGTCAATATTTGTTATCCTTCCTGTCCACAAGCAGGATCGTGAGCCTCAGGAAGGACCTTTACCTCATCTTGATGCACGACTTTGCATGCTATTATCTATTGTCCCTTTGGCAATTGTGTCTCTTGTGAAAGAGGAATATGAAATGCCTTCTCTTATGAACAATGGCATGACCAGAAGCTGCATGAAGGAAACTGAAGGAAATAATTTTGCTTCTAGAAAACATGGATTAATATCCTCTCTTCAGGTTTTAGGACAGTTTTCTGGGCTGttatcacctcctccatcagtgGTCAATGCAGCTAATAGTGCAGCTTCAAAAGCAGCAACATTCATTTCTAATTTAAAGACCGGAAGTGGTAACCTTGGCGTTCCCAATCGCAACGATTCTTCTGTAAAAGCAGGTTAGATTGTTTTGTGAGGTTGACGTATTTGCATCTTCATTGTTGAAAGTTGTAGTAAAAAAACAAGACAAATGTGTGGATTAACATGACTATTCACACGGTCATGAAGTTGATTGCTTTCTGTCAGTGAGTAAGCTTGTAGTGGacctgaaaataaaaagaaatgaaagaaaggGAAACATGATGGCATTTGTctagaaaaaaatgatgaatgaGTTAGCTGCCTTGATGAATCTTGACGGCTTCCTTTATGTCTTTTCTTTTCCTCTGCACATAAATGTAGCATGAATCTATGTTGGTTCTGATTAATATAACATTTTTGTACTGTCACATTTTATCCATATTAGTAGATCTATGTAGGAAATTACAAATCCAGAAATAACTGACTTGGTCatggaaaaaaatcaaaaatatattcGTGCCATTGTAGTGAAATTCATCAATTGATCAAGCAACATATTAGTGGAAGCAAAACTCTCTTTAATCTCTGTTTGCAATGGTAAAGCTTGCAAACCATGTGGGCTTGGGAGATGAGCCTTTTTTTTCCTCTCCTGAGAATAGAGTATTGTATTTCCTCTAGTTCCACACATTATTTTTTATGCCGTGAAGCACCTAACTCTGTTTCCTGATTAGCTTTTTGAAAGTAGGCTAGATAATCTAATGAAACCTATTGAATCCAGTTGTTTGGACATTAGGTTAAAAAATTCTAGAGGGGAGCACAAATTCTAAGAGATAATGCAGCTTTGTTGTGGTGGTAACACTACATTCTGGATCTTTGATAGATCATTCATTTTTGTGAGACTGACTTGATATAGATAGCATAAGGCTTCAGTTAGGGTTAACGTGTATACCAGATATTATGCCCTGTAGAGCTATATATCATCAAGAGAATAATAGCTTTGCTTTTCGTTAGAGTACTTCAGTAACAATCTATTATGTTACCTTTCTCTCTTAAATTCTCTCTGGGAAAGTTCTAAGCACTTATTTGTGCGGAACCGTTTATTGCTTTTGCAGTTGGAAACATGCTGCATCTTATAGTTGAAGCCTGCATTGCAAGAAATTTGATTGATACATCTGCCTACTTTTGGCCTGGATATGTGGTTGCATCCACGCTATCAAAGGATTTACTGTTAGTTCAAGAGTCACCTTGGTCAACCTTTATGGATGGAGCTCCACTAAACAATTTGCTTAAAAATGCTCTTATGGCATCTCCTGCTACAAGGTATTTCAAAGGAATCCTTACGAGATAGATTTGGTAAACATTAGAAGTGCATACTTCTGTTTTTGGATTGTTAACTATGCTTATAGGTTGTTTTAGTGATCTTATGGCTGTATTCTTGGATTTTGATTTTGTTGTCCGCTTCAGTGTAGTGGAACTGGAAAAATTATACCATATTGCACTAAATGGAtcagaagaagaaaaatcagCTGCCGCAAAGATTCTATGCGGTGCATCCCTCGTTCGTGGCTGGAATATTCAGGTAGAGCACTTGTGTACTGTTGTTATGAAATGTGTTCTTCCAAATTGAACTCTAGTAATTGTATGGTAAACATTTTACTTTCTAGTTTTTTCCTCAGATACATAAAACTTCAAATCATCCAAATAAGGACTTGATGATTTCACTCTAAGATGCCTTCTAGTTATCATCATCTTCTGGTGATttcaccttgacttatctcttaTCTGTCCTTGACATCCGAGGCATTATGCTGTTTGGAGCCTCCTAGAGCATTGATGCAGTAGCTGCACTGGTTGATGTCCTGATTTTTCTTCACTATTTTGCTATTAACTTGATATTTCCTATTAACCGAAATCTCTTTTATATTTCAGGAGCATGTGGTGCGCATTGTGGTCAAGCTACTGTCTCCACCTGTGCCTCCTAATTCTTCAGTTTCTGGAAGTGGAAATCATTTAATTGGTCACATGCCTCTTCTCAGTGCTATTTTATTTGGTGTTTCTTGTGGCGATATTATTCATATCCTCTCTTTATATGGTGTGGTAAGCAGGCAATACATGCTACTTTTTGTTTTATGATGCTTTTCTCAGCACTTAAGTTTTACACAGAAATGCATAGAATTTTTGCTGCCTTTAGGTTGATGAATTGTACATTTGTATTCTCATTCATGGTCTAGCTACAAAATATTTCATGCAGTATTTTTTACCGTATGGAAAGTTCAGATTCTTGATGTAGATGCCATCTTTCAATGAATTTAATTTGTAAGTTATGTTTTACTCTTGATAAGCAAATGATTTTCAAATTGTGACAACTAGGCATTATGTCGTCcaccatttttttcttcatgtgcTCGTGTTAAGTGATTTTACCCTAAGAGTAGTGGCAACATATTGTTCTCTtgcaatttcttcttcttcttcttcaggggCATCAATTAATACTATTTGCAGATTCCAGAAGTTGCAGCCACTTTGATGCCACTTTGTGAGGCTTTTGGGTCACTGTCACCCCCATCCAATCATAGATCAAGCATCTCTGATGAGACTTCTGTTTACCCGATCTTCTCATGTgcattctctttcttcttcgcTTATGGAAATTTTATAGACCTCCTCATGAGCACTGTATGGCTAGTCGCGGAGGACCTGTCAGGTTGGAAGTGACTCTGGACTCTCTCTTATTGATGCACAACAGTCGCATTGCTTTGCAAAATTCGAGTGCGATGGGTAGGATGGGAAGTATTTCAGAGCCACTGCAGTCAACACCCAGTCAGCCAGTGTATATTGACTCATTTCCAAAGCTACGTGCTTGGTACTTTCAAAATCAAGCTTGCATAGCCTCGACTCTTTCTGGCCTGTGCAATAAAAATCCAGTTCATCAAGTTGCCAATAAGATTTTGAATATGATTTATCGAAAAATGCCTAAACCCACAAGTGTGTCTGGCAATCCTTCGTCAACTTCTGGTAGCAGTATAAGTGGATCACCCGTAAATGCAACAGAAGATGCTCATCAAAGGCCTGTACTACCTGCATGGGAGTTCCTAGAAGCTGTTCCCTTTGTTCTTGAAGCTGTATTGACTGCATGTGCCCACGGAAGGCTTTCATCCCGGGACTTGACGACAGGTTGGATGCATTTTAAGCACAGCTTTCCTTGGAATATTATATATTTACTGATCATTACATAAGATAAAAGAAAATTCTGAAAAAGCTTTCCTTAGCTTTCCcatttatttgatttatatatGAAATCTATGATGGGTGAGTGGTATTGGCTCAGAGCATGTGATGGAAATGATAAGGACAGTAAGGAATGCACCTTCTTTGAGCAAGACTTTTCTTGCTATGCTTAAAGAATATATAGGCCACATGTTGCACGGTTGCAGTAAGTGTTGGAATCTCTTTGTTGTAGGAGCCTGTGAAGATGCCATAGGACAGGCTGAAACTGGTTTTCAACTAGAATGTTGACAAAGTGCTTATATGGGAGAGCAGCTTGGTCAGTTTATGTCTTCCTTAACTTTATAGCCAACAGCAATGAGTTTGTCCACATTTGTCCTAGCGTGCATGTCCAAGTATCTGGATTGAAAGGTTCTTTTCTGGGGAGATCTTAAGGATGTTATATGTAAATAAAAGTATGAAACAACTTCTGGTGTCATAGCAGTGTTGT contains these protein-coding regions:
- the LOC105044877 gene encoding LOW QUALITY PROTEIN: mediator of RNA polymerase II transcription subunit 33A (The sequence of the model RefSeq protein was modified relative to this genomic sequence to represent the inferred CDS: inserted 1 base in 1 codon), yielding MTVAAEAAEFGLGDLERRVMAAVKASEERGDPPLARAVEVGRCVQEKGLGFPSPELGEVLVSNLCFSHNTPSLWKLLDQAVASRLIYPLHTLALLTHRVIPHRRAQPEAYRLYLELLSRYALSPPLVEAGPCRDKIVKSVDDSLQLSHTYGVHQMDFGHAVVLSFLSFMTCLIDCTLEDCGFQLPFRDKYGNFNAKEGHQVMEIDVKESSDERWNRHREQLRGTNALLAIEVVGKITSNKKARVFIRLFYLNMPEKFNDLLERLQFIESHKSASQALLSANHILDSLSANMRRAVDWEYKLNKQHHLGVLVDDRPSSLLSCHSSGAGTAACWITFDMFMENAMDGKQLHAISAIETLTELTKSLKVMNQASWQETFQALWISALRLIQRDREPQEGPLPHLDARLCMLLSIVPLAIVSLVKEEYEMPSLMNNGMTRSCMKETEGNNFASRKHGLISSLQVLGQFSGLLSPPPSVVNAANSAASKAATFISNLKTGSGNLGVPNRNDSSVKAVGNMLHLIVEACIARNLIDTSAYFWPGYVVASTLSKDLLLVQESPWSTFMDGAPLNNLLKNALMASPATSVVELEKLYHIALNGSEEEKSAAAKILCGASLVRGWNIQEHVVRIVVKLLSPPVPPNSSVSGSGNHLIGHMPLLSAILFGVSCGDIIHILSLYGVIPEVAATLMPLCEAFGSLSPPSNHRSSISDETSVYPIFSCAFXFLLRLWKFYRPPHEHCMASRGGPVRLEVTLDSLLLMHNSRIALQNSSAMGRMGSISEPLQSTPSQPVYIDSFPKLRAWYFQNQACIASTLSGLCNKNPVHQVANKILNMIYRKMPKPTSVSGNPSSTSGSSISGSPVNATEDAHQRPVLPAWEFLEAVPFVLEAVLTACAHGRLSSRDLTTGLRDLVDFMPASLATIVSYFSAEITRGIWKPVPMNGTDWPSPGSNLLSVESEIKEILASAGVNIASCYPRGMPPMLPLPMAALVSLTITFKLDKSLDYVHGVVAQALENCAAGCSWPSMPIIGALWTQKIRRWHDFIVLSSSFSPFTRDKEAVTQLIRSCFSSFLGPSVTGGSHLSANRGVNGLLGQAMADHGVRLPIAPGFVYLRTCRTFHDPHFVTDVILKLVIEWANKLGNEWACSGPARLRSGRLSLAAAVSGVKEVATLGASLLCVAGGVQLVQVLYEESLPTLLLSAWEKLGGTGPVSNILEGYVMAYMLILSGVFVWGIGNSCPAYSSSYSSRRARVIGRHMDFVAGVVEGNISLGCDPAMWKAYVSCFVGLLVSFVPTWVPEVKQLTLCKLASGLRGWHECDLALSLLEHGGPAAMDAVVESVL